Part of the Halalkalibacter krulwichiae genome is shown below.
CTTGTAGTATTTGCCTTTGTGATTGTTTATCTATTATCAAGAAAAACGGTTCGATTACTTATGAAACCCATTATAAAATAAAAATATCCAAAAGGATGATTAGTATTTCTTTTACGAAAGTACTTAATCATCTTTTTTTGATCAAAACTGTTGTTACATTCATCTAATTAGACTATAATCTAATTAGATGAATGTAAGGAGGTCTTTATATGCAATTAAATCGGCTTGTGAATTTTCATAAGACTCTTGGAGATAAAACGAGAATTCGAATTATCTCACTATTAAAAGAAGGGCCATTGCATGGTCAAGCAATAGCCGGAAAGCTTGGTTTGACAGCGCCAACCATTTCACATCATATTACGAAATTACGTGAAATTGATATTATTTATCAACGCCGAGAGAAGAATACGATCTATTTTTACTTAAATGAAAAAAACCTCAAAGTCATGGCAGAAGCTATCTTGCGAATTGGAAATGACGATCAACCGAGAAAGTTTACCATTCAAGAAAATGAAAAGTACAAAATCATTGATAATTTCATAAAAAATGGAAAGCTTAAGAATCTTCCTGCACAACACAAGAAAAAACTTGTAATACTTGAACATTTAGTAAAAGGGTTAGAAATAGGGAAAACATACAGTGAGCCGGAGATGAATGAATATATTAAGAATTACCATGAAGATTATGCGACGATACGTCGAGAATTTATTATGTGTCAATTTATGTATAGGCAAGAAGGGCAATACGAATTAAACCCGAAGGAAATGTGGCCGATTTGATCCATGTTATTTCTCAACTAAAGAGAGGAAAAAACTGAGCTCTCATAAAGTTAAGAAAAATTTCTGCTATAATGAGTTGAGTGATAAAAACTTCTCCTTCTTTCAATTCTTCCACGAAGGAAAAGAAGAACACATGAAATCACCAGCTTAAATAATGAATTATTCAATGAAGCTGAACCAGCTTCTTTTTTTATGAAAGTGTTCGTTATGCTTATGGAGTTTATAGATAGAATGGGGCTCGATCAATGATTATTAATCAAATAAAACCAAAACGCTATGTATATACATATGCTTGTCATGAAGATGAAAGAGAATTGTGCCAGTTAGAGATGAGATCATTTTTGGGCATGAATCAAAATGAATCGAAAGTAGAAAGCGAAAGGAAGATTCCTCTAAATAGAAGTCCTTTTGTAAAAGAGAGACTAGATGTTCTATTAGAAGCAGAAAGTCTTAAAAGGCTATTACAAATGATAAAAGATGCCGAGATAATAGAAACCACTTATAAAGTCTTATTTATTCAGAACGAAGACCAAGGTGAGAGCGGAAAAGTAGGATTTAATGAACGGAGAACGATTGAACGTGAAATCGGCTCTACTATAGTAGGAACAGTTGATTTACTCAATCCATCAATATTGTTAGGAGTAATGAAGCACCACAATCGATGGTTACTCGGTTACTATCATAAAAGTAAAGCAATTTGGTTAACTCATCAAAAGAAACCAAATAACTATTCAACTGCACTAAGTACTCGTTTGGCAAGAGCGATTGTTAACATCGCAATTCCTCTTCCTAATGGAATAAAAGCGATTGACCCTTGTTGTGGAATTGGTACGGTTCTTATTGAGGCACTATCGATGGATATTCATATTGTAGGGAGAGATATTAATCCACTTGTCTTACCAGGTGCGAGAGAAAATATCGCCCATTTTGGTTATCATACTGAAGTCATTTTAGGAAATATTTGCGATGTGTCAGCGAACTATGATGTAGCTCTAATCGATATGCCTTATAATCTATGTTCCGTAATAACAACACAAGAAAAACTAAAAATGATTCAAAGTGCACGTAGGTTTGCTCAGAAAGCGGTCATCGTTACAGTAGAGCCTATGGACTCAGTAGTTTCAGCAGCAGGATTTGAAATTGTAGATCGTTGTGTCGTGAAAAAAGGTTCGTTTAAGAGGGAGATTCTTGTTTGCGAGTAGGATAATTTGGAATTAAGGATTAGTTTTTTTGGCAGGGAGAGTTTTTAAAGCACCTAATTGATGTAAGTAAGAAGCGATGAAACTTAAGATAATTATAATTGAATTATTTTACCATGTTTTTTGTACATTAAGTTTTGCTTATACAAGTAACAGATGGTTATATTATCGTGATAGCGCGTAAAGGGATTAACCTTTACGCGC
Proteins encoded:
- a CDS encoding DUF2087 domain-containing protein yields the protein MQLNRLVNFHKTLGDKTRIRIISLLKEGPLHGQAIAGKLGLTAPTISHHITKLREIDIIYQRREKNTIYFYLNEKNLKVMAEAILRIGNDDQPRKFTIQENEKYKIIDNFIKNGKLKNLPAQHKKKLVILEHLVKGLEIGKTYSEPEMNEYIKNYHEDYATIRREFIMCQFMYRQEGQYELNPKEMWPI
- a CDS encoding TRM11 family SAM-dependent methyltransferase, encoding MINQIKPKRYVYTYACHEDERELCQLEMRSFLGMNQNESKVESERKIPLNRSPFVKERLDVLLEAESLKRLLQMIKDAEIIETTYKVLFIQNEDQGESGKVGFNERRTIEREIGSTIVGTVDLLNPSILLGVMKHHNRWLLGYYHKSKAIWLTHQKKPNNYSTALSTRLARAIVNIAIPLPNGIKAIDPCCGIGTVLIEALSMDIHIVGRDINPLVLPGARENIAHFGYHTEVILGNICDVSANYDVALIDMPYNLCSVITTQEKLKMIQSARRFAQKAVIVTVEPMDSVVSAAGFEIVDRCVVKKGSFKREILVCE